The stretch of DNA GATTCTGGGGCTGTGAGGAGACACGCATCATGAACTTCAATCTCAGCGACGAACAGAAGCAGCTGGCCGACGCCGTCCGCCGTTTCATCGACAAGGACTACGGTTTCGAAGAGCGCAAGAAGCGCTATGAGAGCGCCGCCGGCTACGGCGAGACCGCATGGGGCGCACTGGCCGAACTGGGCCTGACCGCGCTGCCGGTGCCGGAAGCGCAGGGCGGCTTTGCCGGCAAGGCCCTGGACATGATGGTGGTGCAGCAGGAACTGGGCCGCGGCCTGATCGTCGAGCCTTACCTGGCCACCGTGGTGGGCGCCTACGCCCTCGGCCTGGCGGGCGGCCAGGATGCGCTGCTGGAGCAGGTGGCGGGCGGCGAGCTGAAGCTGGCGGTGGCGTTCAACGAGCCGCAGGCGCGCTATGAGCTGAACCACGTGCGCGTCACCGCCCGCGACGGCAAGCTCACCGGCCGCAAGACCGTGGTGGTGCACGGCGGCCAGGCCGACCGGCTGGTCGTGTCGGCGCGCAGCAGCGGCGCCGAGGCCGACCAGGATGGCATCTCGCTGTTCCTGGTCGATGCCAAGGGCGCGGGCGTCAGCATCCGGGACTACCGCACCATCGACAACCTGCGCGCCGCCGATATCACCTTCCAGGATGCGCCCGCGCAATTGCTGGGCGAAGCCGGGAAGGGCTTCGCGCTGGTCGAGCAGGTGGCCGACTACGCCGCGGTGCTGCTGTGCGCCGAGGCCGTGGGCGTGATGGACACGCTTAACGCCGCGACGCTGGAATACGCCAAGACGCGCCAGCAGTTCGGCCAGCCGATCGCGCGCTTCCAGGCGTTGCAGCACCGCATGGTCGAGATGTTCATCCACGCCGAGCAGTCGCGCTCGATCACGCTGCTGGCCGCGGCGCGCTTCGAGG from Cupriavidus taiwanensis encodes:
- a CDS encoding acyl-CoA dehydrogenase family protein, producing MNFNLSDEQKQLADAVRRFIDKDYGFEERKKRYESAAGYGETAWGALAELGLTALPVPEAQGGFAGKALDMMVVQQELGRGLIVEPYLATVVGAYALGLAGGQDALLEQVAGGELKLAVAFNEPQARYELNHVRVTARDGKLTGRKTVVVHGGQADRLVVSARSSGAEADQDGISLFLVDAKGAGVSIRDYRTIDNLRAADITFQDAPAQLLGEAGKGFALVEQVADYAAVLLCAEAVGVMDTLNAATLEYAKTRQQFGQPIARFQALQHRMVEMFIHAEQSRSITLLAAARFEEATPEERRRYVSAAKARVGQAARTVGQEAVQIHGGMGVTNELPATHMFKRLTMINTTFGDVDHHLGRFAAQPGFQEAA